Below is a window of Sporosarcina ureae DNA.
TGTATGCCGCAACGATCGGCATGGGCTTCATTGCCGCAATTCTGTCGTCGGTTATGAATAATATGCCGACTGTTATGATTGACGCATTAGCCATTCAAGACGCTGCAGTTCCACCAGATGTGCGCGAGGCATTGATCTACGCAAACGTTATTGGATCAGACCTCGGTCCCAAAATGACACCTATCGGCTCACTTGCGACGCTGCTGTGGCTGCACGTACTGTCCCTAAAGGGCGTACGTATTTCATGGGGCTATTACTTCAAAGTAGGAGTAGTTCTGACCGTGCCTACGCTGTTGATCACGTTGACTGGGTTATGGTGGTGGCTGACGGTTTCTTGAAGGTAGTGAGAGTACGGTTAAAATTGAAATGAGTTAACAGATAGTAGCTGGCAGGGTGTTGGGGTAGGGATTTGCGCTTCGGAAACACTACTTAAAAACATTGATCTACGTAGAAAAGGATGTCCCAAACAACTTGGGACATCCTTTTTGTTATTATCGATTATTCGTAAAGCGTCCCAAGAAGTCTTGCAGTCGCTCGCTTTCAGGATTCAGTAAAATCTCGGACGGCGACCCTTCTTCCTCGATCACACCTTCATTCAAAAATACTACACGGTCTGCAATGTCGAGTGCGAAATCCATTTCATGTGTCACGAGAATCATCGCCATCTCGCCTTCTTTCGCAAGATCACGAATCACCTCAAGCACCTCGCCGACGAGCTCTGGATCTAGTGCAGATGTTACTTCGTCAAACAACATTACTTGTGGACGCATCATTAGCGCTCGCGCCATTGCGACACGCTGTTTCTGACCGCCTGACAGCTGCGATGGGAACAGTTCAATCTTGTCACCAAGACCCACTTTCTCCAGCATCTCCACTGCCGTCGCCTTCACTTCTGCCTTGCTTTCGTTCTTAACAAGTACAGGTGCCAGCATGCAGTTGTCGAGAATGGTCATATGCGGAAATAGGTTAAAATGCTGGAACACCATCCCGATATCCCCACGAATGGAACGTAGATGTTTTTCATCCGCTGTCACCCACTCGCCTTTTTTCTGCATCATCCACAAGTTTCGGCCATTCACTTCAATGACGCCTGAGGTAGGTTCTTCAAGTGTCATCAACAGACGAATGATCGTCGTTTTACCAGAACCACTTGGCCCGATGAGCGCGACTTTTTCGGAAGGTTTGATATCCAAGTCGATACCTTTTAACACTTTCGTCTCTCCGAATGATTTATGCACGTCTTTATATTGTACGATCGGTTCCACGATCTAATCCTCTCCTTCATCTTCATTCATTACGCTAACGTCTTCTTATCGAACCGACGATTGTATTTCTTCTCTAATTTATTGATCAATAATGCAGATGGGTAGCTCACTAATAGGAAGAACAACGCCACTACAGTTAATGGCTCAACGTATTTGTAGTACTGCGCTCCGTAGTCGTTCGCGATATGTAACATCGCCACTACACCAATTGTTGAAGCTAGTGGTACTTCTTTGAACATGATAATCAAGTAATTTCCGAGCATCGGTATAGTCGGTGGAATCGCTTGCGGTAAAATAATTTTTGTCCACTTTTGACGCGTCGATAGATTGAGTGCAGTCGAAGCTTCCCACTGCCCTTTATCAACGGACTCAATACCTGAACGATACACTTCAGACATATACGTACTGAAATGAATACCGAGACCTAAAATTGCGGCTACAAATGGATTGAGCGAGACGCCTACAACCGGCATCATCGGCCATGCATAGTAGATGAAGAATAGTTGTACGAGTGGCGGTGTCGAACGGATAAATTCCGCAATCCAACCGAACAACCAACGCACAGGTCGCCAAGGTAATCGACTAATGAATACCCATACGAAACCAAAGACCGCAGCGAATAAGTAGCAAGCAAGCGTCAAACCGACTGTAATCCATAACCCTTTAAATATCAGTGGAATAACGGAAAAGAATACATCCCAACTCCAAGTCATCAGCTAGCCACTCCTTTCTTCGATACGCTCTCCATCTTTCTAGTGAAGAAAATCATTGGCAACGCAATAATAAAGTACATGACGAGTAAAAGTACGTAGACCATCGGAGATTCCGACAAGTGCGTGCTTCGGTAAATATTCCCGTAATATAGCAAATCAGTTAAACCGATCAACGAAACCAAAGATGTTGCTTTTAAAATTTGAATTAAATAATTTCCGTATTCAGGTAGCATCATGCGTAGGGCTTGCGGAAGAATAATATGACGCATGCGTTGAAACTTCGATAGGTTCAACGCAATAGAAGCTTCTGTCTGCCCAGCAGCTACGGCTTGAATAGACCCTCGTACAATTTCAGACATGTACGCTCCATAGTTTAAGGATATTGCTAGCACGGCTACCCATATATCGCTACCTAGGTGAATATTGAATAAACCGGGTAACGCATAAGAGAACCAAAACAGCTGTACGATCAATGACGTGCCACGGAAAATCTCCACGTAGAAACCAGTGAACCCTTTAATAAGGGGATTCGTATTGACACGTGACAAGCCCGCGACGAATGCGATGATACTCGCACAGATAATCGATAGAACTAGCACTTGCAGCGTAATGCCTAACCCTTGTACAACAGTGGAAAAAATATCGGGTAAGGAACTCACAAAACCACTCCATTATAGTTGTTTTTATAACTAGTATTTCGTTTCTCAAATTAAAAAGGTCATGCCGCTGTTGGGCATGACCCGGTTGTACATTTAGTAGTTATCGCCGTTACATACACTTTCCGTCGTAATGTCGTCTTCTACTATATTCATTTCTTCAGTGAAGCCAAATGGTTCAATCAACGCTGCGATTTCGCCATTATCCTTCAATTTCTGTAATTCTTCGTTATATGCTTCACGTAATTCATCATCATCATTTGAGAATGCTGCGGCACCAAAGCTTGGTACTCCTTCAATGTCTGGCTGTTCGAAATCTGTAACAAATTCAAGTTTTTCATTGTTCGCAGATTCAAGAGCCATTTTGATCGTCATTTCTGTACCTGTTGTCACTGCTGCACGCCCTGATTCTACTGCTGAGAAAGATGCAGGAATATCAGGAACCATCATGATCTGGTCTTCAGCAATCCCTTCACGAATCATGAAGTCCTTCTCTGTTGCGCCACTCATCACTGCCACTTTGACGTCTGGGTTGGCTGCGATATCTTTATAACTCTTTAAGTTCATAGGATTTCCTGTCTCAACGATCAAGCCTTCACCATATTTAATTTCCGGCTCTCCAAATGAAACACTTGAACAACGGTCCGGCGTAATAGCCATACCCGCCGTGATGACATCATATTTTCCTGCGCCCAAGCCTGGGATTAATTGACCGAAATCAGACAGTTGACCATCTACCTCGGCCACACCCAAGTTTTCAAAGACCGCTTTGGCAATAGCGACCGCTGCACCTTGCAATTCTCCGTCTTCTTCATACGCATACGGTTTCTCATTGGCAAAGCCGACTTTGACAACGCCCTTTTCTTTTAAATTATCTAATTTGCTACCATCTTTACTGCCAGATGAATCTGAATCCCCATTCCCACAAGCCGCTAGTAACACAAGCAGCATCACCGCCAAAACACTTATCGCCGATTTCTTCATAATTCTCCTCCTTGATTTTTTTATCAAACTAATAATAAGTTAGTTGCTAGATTACCATAGTAAAATAATAAGTTCAAACCTCTTTTGACAATTTGATTATCTGTATATAAATGGAATAAACTAACGAAGCTTGTCGTGATAGCGTTTGCACGCATTAAATTTTGTTGTATTTAGCGGAAAAATATATTTTTTTCTAGGTGGAAAGACAGGTTTCCTATCTTTTAAATGAATATTCATTCGTTGTTCTTTTTTCATGTAAAAGAATTGCCTTATTAATTAAATCAAGTAAATCATTATAAATCATTTTTGAATAAGGCTATTTGTAAATAATGAAGTTTAAAAGAAGGTCTATCTGGGGAAAATGTAGAATAGTAAGTCGTGAGTAATAGAAACTCAACACAAAAAAGCGTTTGAACATAATCGCTACATGCGAACTGTTCAAACGCTTTACTATGATGCCCTCGGCGGGAGTCGAACCCACATTTTGAGCTTCGGAGGCTCACGTGCTATCCATTGCACCACGAGGACGAAACATGTATGATCAAGCTTTAGCTATGATAACTCCACTACAGAAAGAACTTTTCTTCTGTAAGAGACATCTTCCATTGTATCTTAGAATATAATGAAAAGCAATGTGTATTTTTAAGGCAAATGATTTGACCTTTGTTGACCTTAATAGGTAAAATACAGTTATAGTTGAAATACAAACTGATTTCAACCGAACGAATATTATGAAGTAATTAAAGGAGGAAGTCTAATTGAATCTAATTCCTACAGTTATTGAACAAACAAACCGTGGTGAGAGAGCGTACGACATTTACTCTCGTCTATTGAAAGACCGTATTATCATGTTGGGTAGCGGCATTGACGACAACGTAGCCAACTCTATCGTTGCACAATTGCTCTTCCTAGAAGCTGAAGATCCAGAAAAAGACATCTCGATCTACATTAACAGCCCAGGTGGAAGCATTACAGCAGGTATGGCGATCTACGATACAATGCAATACATCAAACCAGACATCCGCACAATCTGTGTAGGCATGGCAGCATCAATGGGTGCATTCTTGCTAACAGCCGGTACAGAAGGCAAACGCTACGCATTGCCAAACGCAGAAGTCATGATTCACCAACCACTAGGTGGCGCACAAGGTCAGGCAACTGAAATCGAAATTGCCGCAAAACGCATCTTGCACCTACGCGAAAAACTAAATCAAATCCTAGCAGATCGCACTGGCCAGCCAATCGACGTCATCGCAAAAGACACAGACCGCGATAACTTCATGACTGCCGAACGCGCAAAAGAATACGGCCTAATCGACCACGTTCTAGAACGCAACGAAATCGAAAAGAAATAACAACTACAGGTTGTCGCAGAAAGCCAAAAGGCCTTCCGCGACAACCTTTTTATTTTGTGTTTTTATATGAGTTCGAGTTTGAGTTTGAGTTTGGGTTTATTTTGGTTTTGATTTTGGTTGGCCAATTGTACAATCAAGTTAGCCACCTAAATCCAAACAAAAAAATGCCACTATAAAATTCGTGTATCATTGAAGTTGCGAGACTAACAATGAGAGGAAGTTTTATAGTGGCACAACTTGAGAGTACCATACAAAACCGTAAAAATAAACACCTGTCAGCTTTTGAGCGCGGTCAAATCGAGGCGCTTCACAAGGATGGACATACCAACCGAGAGATCGGTAGACGCTTAGGACGCGTTCATCAAACCATCGCGAATGAATTAAAGCGTGGAACCACAATCCAACTCAAAACTGGACGCACATCCTATACAGCCTATTTCGCTGAAACGGGACAGGCGATATATGAACGAAATCGACTTCAGTGCGGCGCAAAAAGTAAGCTGCTTATGGCCAATGAATTTGTCAATTTCGCGTGTGATAAAATCCTAGATCAGGACTGGTCACCAGACGCAGTCGTCGGGTTTACAAGCCTTCAAGAAGAGTGGAAAGACCGACCTACTGTGTCCACGAAAACCCTGTATAACTACATTGATTTAGACGTATTACGCGTTCGAAATATAGACTTGCCGATGAAACTGAGACGGAACACCAAAGTGAAACACATCCGAAGAAACCGTCGTATTTTGGGCATGAGCATCGCTGAACGTCCCGTTGAAATTGAAGATCGTCAAGAATTCGGTCATTGGGAAATTGATACGGTAGAAGGACAGAAGTCTGATGACAACGCATTATTGACGCTCGTTGAACGTAAAACGAGAAACTATTATGCCATCCTCCTAGATGATCAAGATCATGATTCGGTGGACTTTGCGATCAACCAGTTACGACAGGATTTTGGTGAGCTGTTTTCTCAAGTATTCAAAACGATTACGTCGGATAACGGCAGCGAGTTTTCTAATCTGACAAAGAGTCTTCAAGGTGTTACTGACGTCTATTTCGCTCGTCCATATGCACCGTATGAAAGAGGATCTAACGAGCGACACAATGGTCTGCTCAGACGATATATTCCCAAAGGAAAAGCAATTTCTGATTACTCTACAGAGTCTATTCAACGTATTTATCAGACACTGAATCAGTTGCCTAGGAAGATTTTGAACTATCGACAGCCATCCGTTTTGTTTGAAGAAGAGTTGGCTAGGTTAGCATAGTATTTCCAAAACTAACCCGTTAATTGAGGGATCACATTCCCCTTCATACATACACTGGATTTTATCTAAGTGGCTAATTTAATATTGCAATTTAGGTTTGATTTTGGTTTAATCTTCACAACACAAATGTATCAGCGTTCTAACTCCAAAAAGAGACACCAGTTGGTCGTAGTGGAAGGCGGCGACTCCCTCTTGAAAAGGTGATGATGACAAGGCTTGTCGCATTATTCTATTGACCCAAAAAGAATTTATATGACTAGTAAAGAGAATCGTCTACCTGAAAGTACATACTTTTGTAGATACTGTAAGTAAAGGATAACGCTGCGCTACCAGTTACAGAAACTGTTAATTTAATATGGCATGCACTATGGATCTCCAAGTACCTTATGATGACGAACCCTCCCACATCTCTTAGCGTCATGCGCTGACATTCCTTCGTTCGGTCTATCATAAGTTGGAGGCCGGCGAGATGCTCCCGATGAGGCTCGAGGCCTAATGTACGCCGCTGGTGCCAGCTTCTCCGTGTCATGAATAGAAGTTTCAGAATGCCAACCTCATGCTACTAATTGTAAACAGTGAAGGTCCGCAAGCATTTGCTCACCATCAAATTTCCGCTTTTTTGTACACATGGCATGAAGAACCTTTAGTAATTTGCTACATAACACGACCATCGACTCCTTCTTACGAAGGGGATTTTGAGGTCGTTGCGTATAATACTGATGAAGCTTCATAAAGGCAGGGTTGTTTCTAAGGATTGGATGCATTGCTCTGAATAAAATAGCCCGTAATCGTCTTCGTCCTCGTTTTGATATCTTCTTCATTCCCTTATGTTTACCAGAGGAATTCTCATGTAACGTAAGTCCCGCTAATTTAATTAATTGGCGTGGACTTTCAAAGTCAGTAAAACTTCCAATCTCCGCTAAGAGACCGGAAATAGTTCTACGGGAAATTCCCGGAAATGAAGCGAGATATTCATAATCAGCCGTTTGGACAATTAAGGATTGTATTTCCTCTTCAATCATCGCAAGTTCTTCCTCGAGTAGACGGTATTGGCGAATGAGACATTGTATCTCTCGTTTAGCTCCCCAAGGAGCCACGGTGATGCCAATGGATGTCTGAGCTACCTCAATGACTTTAGCTGCTATTTTGGGTCGCCTTTGCTTCATCTGACTCGCTTTCGCGCATTGATCCGCTAAATCAGCTGTTGTCATATTGACCAGCTCTGCAGGCAACGGGGTTGTCTCCAACACACCTAGAACCATGGCTCCAAAATCTGAGAATACCTCGAATAGCTCAGGGAAGTATTTATCTACCCATCGATGAATTCTGTTTTTCAGAATGGTGCGGTCGTCTATTAAAGTTTGCTCAAGCGTGAAACAGGAACGAATATTTGCTGCTTGATCCCGAAGAAGCTTCGGATATGAGAAACGACCATCTTTCATTAGCCGTGCGATCGTCAGAGCGTCTTTCTTATCGTTTTTGGTTTGCAGATTATCATCTAATTCCTTAACTTTCTTCACATGCATCGGATTGATAACGACCAGTGGTATACCGTAGTCCTCTAGGAAATATGCTAAATTCAACCAGTAATGTCCTGTAGGCTCCACGCCCACTATCACATGCGATTTATCGAATTCTTTCATACCCTCTAGTATTTCTTGATAGAACTGTTCAAACCCTTTACGCGTCTGTTTAACGAGAAATGCTTTTTTCAAAACACGTCCACGTTCATCGACAAAGGTTGCGTAATGATTATGTTTAGCAATGTCGATACCTATCACTAATGTTTGTTCTGTGACTTGATTAATTTTAGTATTTTCTTTAGAATTCATGTGAGTCCTCCTGGGTTATAATTAGGGGTCAAGCCGTCGACGCCTTGACACCCCGAATCATACCAAGGGGACTTTTCTATTTCAATAGGGTTCCACTAACCAAACAGGAATGCTCCCGCGGGAATAGCATGAGCCTTGAGACCCCGCAGGTAGCGAAGCGGACGAGGAGGCTCAAGCCATGCCCGCAGGAAAGCGTCCGCCTGGAACGGAGACCAACGGCTTCTCCACGTACCCCCTTATTAAGTCAGAACAAAAAAAGATGACGAAACCTCAAAAGGTCATCGCCACCCATATCCAACTCACTGCTCCACTTCGACTAAATCAGCCAAATTCTGAAGGGCCAAATCCTCATCAATCCCGTCCGTAATCAACGTGATCTCCGTTCCCTTCGCAATCGCCAAACTCATAATCCCCATAATGCTCTTCGCATTCACCTGACGACTATCCTTCTTCAAATAAATATCAGCCGTATACTTATTGGCCTCCTGTACAAACAACGCTGCCTGTCGCGCTTGCAAACCAGGCTTAATTCCTACTATTACTGTTTTTTCTACCATATTGTGTGCTCCTTTTCTTCCTCTTCTCATGAAGGATCTACTAGTAATTTCAACGTAACCGATCTGCAATTTCTTCAATTTTACGCAGTCTATGATTGACTCCCGACTTACTGACCGTTGCACCCGTCACCAGCTCGCCTAGCTCTTTCAATGTCACATCTTGATGCGCAACACGTAATTGAGCAATCTCTTGCAAACGTTCTGGTAATTGATCCAAACCAATCGTGCGCTCAATCAACTTAATATTTTCAACTTGTCTTTGTGCCGCTCCGATTGTTTTATTCAGATTGGCCGTTTCACAATTCACCAATCGATTCACACTGTTTCGCATATCGCGCATGATCCGTACATCCTCAAACTTCATAAGGGATACATGTGCGCCGATGATGCCTAGGAAATCGGATATCTTTTCAGCTTCTTTCAGATAGGCGATAAATCCTTTTTTACGCTCGATAGACTTTGCATTCAATTGAAAACGATTCATCAACTCGACAAGCGATTGACTATGTTCCTGATAGCTCGAGAAGACTTCCAAATGATAAGAAGACGTCTCCGGGTTATTAACGGAACCTCCTGCCAGGAAAGCTCCCCGTAAGTACGCGCGTGCACAGCAGTCTTTTTCAATTAGCTGTGGATCGATCGTATTGATCATTTGAAAATCATCCGTCATAATCGATAATTCTACCAATAAATGCTTGGCCCCGTCACGGATTCTGCAAATATATACATTATTTTTCTTAAGACGCATTTTTTTTCGTACAAGCAATTCCACTTTATACGGATATAGCGCCTTCACGTTCGAATACAGACGACGCGCAATAGAGGCATTTTCTGTTTGAACGTCGAGACTCAGTTGTTTATTTGAAAAAGACATGACACCATTCATACGGATGAATGCTGCAATTTCAGCTTTCGTACAGCAATCATCCGCTTCAATCTGCGTCAATTCTTTTTTCGTTTTGGATGCAAAAGACATGATATTCCCCCTCTTCGGCGATTTTCATATCTATCCGCCTTCTACGTTCTCTCTATATAGCGCATCAACATGTCTGCTACTTCCGTCGTTTTATGCATAATCGTTCCATCTACAATTGTCGCGATTTCCTGCACAAATACTTCGGGTACTAGCGCTTGCAGTTTTTCTAAATCATTCTCCACAAGCCATGGCTCTTCTTTTTCACCGCGGTTGTGCGTGCGTCTGAACGCTTCTGCATTATTCACCAGTACCGCATCGAGGAAAGGTGCTCCAGCATGGTCATAGAGTGCCTGCACGTGCTCAGAAGCGGTGTAGCGATACGTTTCACCACGTTGCGTAGTTAAATTGCCTACATATACCTTTTTAGCGGTGCTTTCGATAAT
It encodes the following:
- the ehuA gene encoding ectoine/hydroxyectoine ABC transporter ATP-binding protein EhuA; the encoded protein is MVEPIVQYKDVHKSFGETKVLKGIDLDIKPSEKVALIGPSGSGKTTIIRLLMTLEEPTSGVIEVNGRNLWMMQKKGEWVTADEKHLRSIRGDIGMVFQHFNLFPHMTILDNCMLAPVLVKNESKAEVKATAVEMLEKVGLGDKIELFPSQLSGGQKQRVAMARALMMRPQVMLFDEVTSALDPELVGEVLEVIRDLAKEGEMAMILVTHEMDFALDIADRVVFLNEGVIEEEGSPSEILLNPESERLQDFLGRFTNNR
- the ehuD gene encoding ectoine/hydroxyectoine ABC transporter permease subunit EhuD, whose amino-acid sequence is MTWSWDVFFSVIPLIFKGLWITVGLTLACYLFAAVFGFVWVFISRLPWRPVRWLFGWIAEFIRSTPPLVQLFFIYYAWPMMPVVGVSLNPFVAAILGLGIHFSTYMSEVYRSGIESVDKGQWEASTALNLSTRQKWTKIILPQAIPPTIPMLGNYLIIMFKEVPLASTIGVVAMLHIANDYGAQYYKYVEPLTVVALFFLLVSYPSALLINKLEKKYNRRFDKKTLA
- the ehuC gene encoding ectoine/hydroxyectoine ABC transporter permease subunit EhuC, whose product is MSSLPDIFSTVVQGLGITLQVLVLSIICASIIAFVAGLSRVNTNPLIKGFTGFYVEIFRGTSLIVQLFWFSYALPGLFNIHLGSDIWVAVLAISLNYGAYMSEIVRGSIQAVAAGQTEASIALNLSKFQRMRHIILPQALRMMLPEYGNYLIQILKATSLVSLIGLTDLLYYGNIYRSTHLSESPMVYVLLLVMYFIIALPMIFFTRKMESVSKKGVAS
- the ehuB gene encoding ectoine/hydroxyectoine ABC transporter substrate-binding protein EhuB, with the translated sequence MKKSAISVLAVMLLVLLAACGNGDSDSSGSKDGSKLDNLKEKGVVKVGFANEKPYAYEEDGELQGAAVAIAKAVFENLGVAEVDGQLSDFGQLIPGLGAGKYDVITAGMAITPDRCSSVSFGEPEIKYGEGLIVETGNPMNLKSYKDIAANPDVKVAVMSGATEKDFMIREGIAEDQIMMVPDIPASFSAVESGRAAVTTGTEMTIKMALESANNEKLEFVTDFEQPDIEGVPSFGAAAFSNDDDELREAYNEELQKLKDNGEIAALIEPFGFTEEMNIVEDDITTESVCNGDNY
- the clpP gene encoding ATP-dependent Clp endopeptidase proteolytic subunit ClpP → MNLIPTVIEQTNRGERAYDIYSRLLKDRIIMLGSGIDDNVANSIVAQLLFLEAEDPEKDISIYINSPGGSITAGMAIYDTMQYIKPDIRTICVGMAASMGAFLLTAGTEGKRYALPNAEVMIHQPLGGAQGQATEIEIAAKRILHLREKLNQILADRTGQPIDVIAKDTDRDNFMTAERAKEYGLIDHVLERNEIEKK
- a CDS encoding IS30 family transposase, which encodes MVAQLESTIQNRKNKHLSAFERGQIEALHKDGHTNREIGRRLGRVHQTIANELKRGTTIQLKTGRTSYTAYFAETGQAIYERNRLQCGAKSKLLMANEFVNFACDKILDQDWSPDAVVGFTSLQEEWKDRPTVSTKTLYNYIDLDVLRVRNIDLPMKLRRNTKVKHIRRNRRILGMSIAERPVEIEDRQEFGHWEIDTVEGQKSDDNALLTLVERKTRNYYAILLDDQDHDSVDFAINQLRQDFGELFSQVFKTITSDNGSEFSNLTKSLQGVTDVYFARPYAPYERGSNERHNGLLRRYIPKGKAISDYSTESIQRIYQTLNQLPRKILNYRQPSVLFEEELARLA
- a CDS encoding IS110 family transposase, coding for MNSKENTKINQVTEQTLVIGIDIAKHNHYATFVDERGRVLKKAFLVKQTRKGFEQFYQEILEGMKEFDKSHVIVGVEPTGHYWLNLAYFLEDYGIPLVVINPMHVKKVKELDDNLQTKNDKKDALTIARLMKDGRFSYPKLLRDQAANIRSCFTLEQTLIDDRTILKNRIHRWVDKYFPELFEVFSDFGAMVLGVLETTPLPAELVNMTTADLADQCAKASQMKQRRPKIAAKVIEVAQTSIGITVAPWGAKREIQCLIRQYRLLEEELAMIEEEIQSLIVQTADYEYLASFPGISRRTISGLLAEIGSFTDFESPRQLIKLAGLTLHENSSGKHKGMKKISKRGRRRLRAILFRAMHPILRNNPAFMKLHQYYTQRPQNPLRKKESMVVLCSKLLKVLHAMCTKKRKFDGEQMLADLHCLQLVA
- a CDS encoding HPr family phosphocarrier protein, with product MVEKTVIVGIKPGLQARQAALFVQEANKYTADIYLKKDSRQVNAKSIMGIMSLAIAKGTEITLITDGIDEDLALQNLADLVEVEQ
- the whiA gene encoding DNA-binding protein WhiA, whose amino-acid sequence is MSFASKTKKELTQIEADDCCTKAEIAAFIRMNGVMSFSNKQLSLDVQTENASIARRLYSNVKALYPYKVELLVRKKMRLKKNNVYICRIRDGAKHLLVELSIMTDDFQMINTIDPQLIEKDCCARAYLRGAFLAGGSVNNPETSSYHLEVFSSYQEHSQSLVELMNRFQLNAKSIERKKGFIAYLKEAEKISDFLGIIGAHVSLMKFEDVRIMRDMRNSVNRLVNCETANLNKTIGAAQRQVENIKLIERTIGLDQLPERLQEIAQLRVAHQDVTLKELGELVTGATVSKSGVNHRLRKIEEIADRLR